In Fibrobacter sp. UWR4, the genomic stretch GGCCAAAAGAATTTCAAACGTCTTTCCGACGTTTTTTCAATGTCATTCATAATCCACGCTACCATTGCATTGATAATCATTCTCTTGGGGGAGACAATAGGTCTTTGGTACCTATACGAAAAACTCGTCATACCGGATGGACGATTTCAAGCTGCTTTTTGGCTATATCAGTTATCTATTGCATCAGCTGTAATTGGGATTTTATATGTGCCATTTAACGCAACAATTATTGCACACGAAAAAATGAGCGCTTTCGCCTATATTTCAATCTTAGATGCAATATTAAAGCTCTCTATCGTCTTTGCGTTAATTCACGCTCCGTATGATAAACTTATCTTCTATGGCGTCCTCATATTCTTTGTACAAATCATCGACATTGCAATATACTTTGGCTACTGCAAAATAAAATTTAAAGAAACAAAATTGCATTTCTATTGGGATTCTAGATTATTTAAAGAAATGTTTGGTTTTGCAGGTTGGAGTCTCTTAGGTAATTTTTCATTTTTTTTCTTCAATCAAGGCATCAATTTGATGTTAAACGCATTCTGCGGGCCTGCGGTAAATGCTGCAAGAGGTATTGCAGTTCAGGTTGATGGGGTAATTAAGAACTTCGCATCAAATGTTCAAACAGCAATCAATCCGCAAATAATAAAATCCTATGCGGAAAATAACCATGAAAGAATGTTTACGCTTGTATTCGCGAGTTCTCGTTTTTGTTTCTACTTACTTTTCGTTCTATCACTGCCTGTTATGGTCGAAGCGAGCTCAATTTTACAACTATGGTTAGGACAAGTCCCTGATCATACAGTAAATTTCATCAGAATTACTCTTGCCAACGTGATATTAGACGCCATAGTTAATCCAATGTTCACGACAAATCTTGCCACAGGAAAGGTTAAAATATATCATATCTGTATAAGTATTATTTCTTACGGGTTTATGCCTATCACATACTTTGCCATAAAATATTCTTTACTTCCTGAAAGTGTTTTTGTATGTACGCTTTCATGTACCGTAATTGGCATTATTGCAAGAATTTTCATAATAAAATCACAGGTAGGCATGCCTATTTCAACTTATATGAAAAAAGTCCTATTACCAATATTTATTGTCACCATGCTGTCAGCGACCCCAGCAGTCTGTATTCACAACATACTTCCTCAAAGTTTCACATCATCAATCATCTCAATAACATTTTGCGTTTTCTCCGTAATTGCAAGTACCTACTTTTGGGGCATAACAAAGCAAGAAAGAACTTTCGTTAACAAAAAAATATTGGAGGTTGTCAGCAAACATGCCTTCTAAGCTAATAAAAATTTCTGCAACATTGAATAAGTTGTTCAACGCCTTGGTGTATCGTTTTTGGTCGTATCTTTATCTTCTTTACAGGCCTTATGTAACGTACAAAGCAAAAAAAATTCGAAAAAAAAATAAAATCAGAGTTTTATTTATTTTGGCTGAACTTGGATCTTGGAAAACAGAAGCACTGTTTAAGGCTATGCTAAAGCATCCTAGATTTGAAGCAATACTTGGAGTAACAACATCACAAGAGGTACCCGGTTCAAAACAACCTCTTATTGACTATATAAAATCCAAGGGATATGATTACATAGATCTTGATAATGGGAAAAATGTCATAGAACAAATAAACCCTGATATCAAATTCTATTACAAACCGTACAGCGGTTCATATCCCATATCAATAGGTTTCAAAAAACATCTTCGTTCACTAACATGTCATATTCACTATGCATTCAATACAGGCAGTGACTTTTGGGCTTTTGGCCACCTGGTTTGCAAATATTCATGGTTTGTCTTCTTAGAAAACGAAGCCGTTTACAAAACACGATTATCAGTAAAAAAGATTTACCACGGCAACGTTGCAATAACAGGCTACCCGATGCAAGATCAATTATGTGCAAGTAAAACCAATTACGCCAATCCATGGAAATCCTGTGGTGAAAAGAAAAAAATCATTTATGCACCACACCATTCTTTTCCAGGAACAAACGGAATAGGTATTGAATACGCAACATTTTTGGTATTCGGGGAATTTTTACTTAAAATGGCCGAAAAATATAAAGACTCCGTTCAATGGGCATTCAAACCCCACCCGACTCTTTATCCCAAACTGATAAAGAAATGGGGCAAACAAAAAACGGACCAATACTATAAAACATGGGAATCTTTAGAAAACACTCAAATTGAACTTGGAGAATACGCAGGTTTATTTAAACATTCTGACGCAATGATTCATGATTGCAGCTCTTTTACCGTTGAATATATGTTTAGCCAAAACCCAGTTCTTTTTTTACAACTGGACGCAAAGCAAACTGACCGACAGGGAGAATTCGGGCATGAAGCATTCCTTGCTCACTACTTAGCATCTTCAGAGAGTGCTATCGAATCATTTATAAAAAATGTAATCGCAGAAACAGACCCACTACGAGAAAAACGCATCTCGTACTACAACAAATACTTACTGCCCCCGAACAACAAATCAGCATGCGACAACATTATCTCTAAAATTTTAAATGACTAACAAGGACTAGAAATGAACATAGCTTTATTAACCGCAGGTGGAGTTGGCAACAGAATGGGACAGGACATCCCAAAGCAATTTATGTGCATAGACAACCAACCCGTCATCATTTACACTATGCAAGCATTTCAGTATCACCCTGAAATAGATGCTATCGCTGTAGTCTGCCTTCCCGGTTGGAGCGTGATTCTACAAGCATACGCAAATCAATATAACATAACGAAGCTAAAATGGATTTTTGACGGGGCAGATTCAAATCAAGGGTCCATTTACAACGGTATAACGGGACTTAAAAAAAGCGGCTGCTCTGATGACGATATAATCCTTGTTCATGACGGTGTTAGACCTCTTGTTGATCCCAGAATTATCACAGACAATATTGCAACATGTAAAGAGTTTGGCTATGCAGTCACTGGACTAACATGTAAAGAAGCCATCATGGAACTTGTCGGCCAAACGGTAACCGACATCGACATTCCTAGAGAACGACTTGTTCGAACCCAGACTCCCCACACGTATAAATTAAGCACACTCCTAGAAGCCCACCAAAAAGCCATTTCTCAGGGAATCACAGATACAGTTGCATCATGCACCTTACTGGCTTTAACCGGAGTAAAAAATCAACATATTGTTGAAGGTTCTGAAAAAAACGGATTAAAATTAACAAGGCCCCAAGATGTGGACTTATTTAAAGCACTCATCCACACAAACCCAGAACCCTGGATGAAATAACATATAATCCCATGAGTTATCAAAGTGACATATTAGAAGCAGCAAACCAAGACCTTCCTCGGGAAAAGCTTCAAGGGAAAAACATTCTTGTGACTGGAGCCACAGGATTAATTGGTTGTTGTATCGTCGAGACGTTATTAAAGCATCTCAATCTAAATTTACATGTCTACGCATCGGGACGAAGCGAAGAAAGAATAAAAACAATCTTCAAAAATTACCTTAATTCAAACTATTTTCACTTCTTAAAGCATGA encodes the following:
- a CDS encoding lipopolysaccharide biosynthesis protein — encoded protein: MMAVSLYTSRVVLRVLGAEEYGLYNVIGGIIAMFGFLNGAMTNTTSRYITFFLGQKNFKRLSDVFSMSFIIHATIALIIILLGETIGLWYLYEKLVIPDGRFQAAFWLYQLSIASAVIGILYVPFNATIIAHEKMSAFAYISILDAILKLSIVFALIHAPYDKLIFYGVLIFFVQIIDIAIYFGYCKIKFKETKLHFYWDSRLFKEMFGFAGWSLLGNFSFFFFNQGINLMLNAFCGPAVNAARGIAVQVDGVIKNFASNVQTAINPQIIKSYAENNHERMFTLVFASSRFCFYLLFVLSLPVMVEASSILQLWLGQVPDHTVNFIRITLANVILDAIVNPMFTTNLATGKVKIYHICISIISYGFMPITYFAIKYSLLPESVFVCTLSCTVIGIIARIFIIKSQVGMPISTYMKKVLLPIFIVTMLSATPAVCIHNILPQSFTSSIISITFCVFSVIASTYFWGITKQERTFVNKKILEVVSKHAF
- a CDS encoding CDP-glycerol glycerophosphotransferase family protein, yielding MNKLFNALVYRFWSYLYLLYRPYVTYKAKKIRKKNKIRVLFILAELGSWKTEALFKAMLKHPRFEAILGVTTSQEVPGSKQPLIDYIKSKGYDYIDLDNGKNVIEQINPDIKFYYKPYSGSYPISIGFKKHLRSLTCHIHYAFNTGSDFWAFGHLVCKYSWFVFLENEAVYKTRLSVKKIYHGNVAITGYPMQDQLCASKTNYANPWKSCGEKKKIIYAPHHSFPGTNGIGIEYATFLVFGEFLLKMAEKYKDSVQWAFKPHPTLYPKLIKKWGKQKTDQYYKTWESLENTQIELGEYAGLFKHSDAMIHDCSSFTVEYMFSQNPVLFLQLDAKQTDRQGEFGHEAFLAHYLASSESAIESFIKNVIAETDPLREKRISYYNKYLLPPNNKSACDNIISKILND
- a CDS encoding 2-C-methyl-D-erythritol 4-phosphate cytidylyltransferase, with the protein product MNIALLTAGGVGNRMGQDIPKQFMCIDNQPVIIYTMQAFQYHPEIDAIAVVCLPGWSVILQAYANQYNITKLKWIFDGADSNQGSIYNGITGLKKSGCSDDDIILVHDGVRPLVDPRIITDNIATCKEFGYAVTGLTCKEAIMELVGQTVTDIDIPRERLVRTQTPHTYKLSTLLEAHQKAISQGITDTVASCTLLALTGVKNQHIVEGSEKNGLKLTRPQDVDLFKALIHTNPEPWMK